The genomic stretch TCGTTCTTCTTGACCTGCGCTCTGACCCACTGTTTGCCCATGTTTTAAGCCCCTATAATAAAAATGCCCCGAGAGGGAATCGAACCCCCATCTAACGCTTAGGACGCGCTAGCTCTATCCATTGAGCTATCGGGGCTTAATATTTGACCAGAGCCCGGACGTCCCGGCCCGCCAGCTTGGCGCGGCCGTTGAGGAAGCCCAACTCGATGAGGAAGGAGACGCCGGCCACCTGGCCGCCGATGGCCTCGATGAGCTCGCAGGCCGCCTTGGCGGTGCCGCCCGTGGCCAGCACGTCGTCGACCAGCAGGACCTTGGCCCCGGCCGGGAAGGCGTCCTCGTGCGCCTCGATGGAATCCTGCCCGTACTCCAGGTCGTAGGAGGCGGACTTGGTCTTGCGCGGGAGTTTCCCCTTCTTGCGGATAGGAACCAAGCCGGCCCCCAGGCGGCAGGCCAGAGGCGCGGCCAGCAGGAAGCCCCGCGACTCGATGCCGGCCACATAGCGTATGCCCGCATCCTTGAACGGCTCGGCCATCCGGTCCAGGGCCGCGGTGAACGCGGCCGGGTTGCCCAGCAGGGGCGTGATGTCCTTGAACACGATCCCCTTCTTGGGGAAGTCCGGCACGTCCTTGATGAAGGCGGACGGGTCGAGGGAAGTGGCGGGCATCATGTCCTCCTGGTCTTGGCCGCGACGCGGCTGAGGATGAGGTTGCGCGGGCGGCGGTGGACGGCGTGCGCCGTGGGCGCGGTGGAGCGGCCCTTCGGGATGGTCTGGCCGAGGATGTCGGTCCTCACCTTCGGGGAGTACCAGCCCGGCTGCAGGTTGGGCGTGGACGCGGAGCGGCTGTCGCCCACCTCGATGAGGCCCATGCGGTTGGCCACCCGGCGCAGGCGCAGCAGGGCCCGCTCCTCGATCTGCCGGATCCGCTCCCGGGAGAGCTTCAGGCGCTTGCCCACCTCCTCGAGCGTCATCGGGGTCTGGCCCGTGAGGCCGTGGCGGAACTCCAGGATCATCCGCT from Elusimicrobiota bacterium encodes the following:
- a CDS encoding adenine phosphoribosyltransferase, producing the protein MPATSLDPSAFIKDVPDFPKKGIVFKDITPLLGNPAAFTAALDRMAEPFKDAGIRYVAGIESRGFLLAAPLACRLGAGLVPIRKKGKLPRKTKSASYDLEYGQDSIEAHEDAFPAGAKVLLVDDVLATGGTAKAACELIEAIGGQVAGVSFLIELGFLNGRAKLAGRDVRALVKY